One genomic region from Epinephelus moara isolate mb chromosome 8, YSFRI_EMoa_1.0, whole genome shotgun sequence encodes:
- the LOC126394568 gene encoding ras-related protein Rab-27B-like has product MADWDYDYLIKLLALGDSGVGKTTFLYRYTDNKFSRKFTTTVGIDFREKRVMYTGKGADGSSEKNFKVHLQLWDTAGQERFRSLTTAFFRDAMGFLLMFDLTNQQSFLNVRNWMSQLQANAYCDSPDIVLVGTKADLWDVRDVHARQARDLADRYGIPYFETSAVTGAEVDNAVTTLLELVMKRMEQSTHLGHSSEINGSPVTSHEVEEAPARRWCAC; this is encoded by the exons ATGGCTGACTGGGACTATGACTATCTGATCAAGCTGCTGGCACTCGGGGACTCGGGGGTGGGAAAGACCACCTTCCTCTACAGGTACACCGACAACAAGTTCAGCCGAAAGTTCACAACCACAGTGGGCATCGACTTCAGGGAAAAGAGAGTG ATGTACACAGGGAAAGGTGCTGATGGTTCGAGTGAGAAGAACTTCAAAGTCCACCTTCAGCTTTGGGACACAGCAGGACAAGAGAG GTTCCGCAGCCTCACCACAGCTTTCTTCAGAGACGCCATGGGCTTCCTGCTGATGTTCGATTTGAccaatcagcaaagtttcctcAACGTCAGGAACTGGATGA GTCAGCTACAGGCCAACGCGTACTGCGATAGTCCAGACATCGTGCTGGTGGGCACCAAGGCGGACCTCTGGGATGTGAGGGATGTTCACGCCAGACAGGCCAGAGATCTGGCAGATAGATACGG CATCCCCTACTTTGAGACAAGTGCAGTGACAGGTGCTGAGGTGGACAACGCCGTGACCACCCTGCTGGAACTGGTGATGAAGAGGATGGAGCAGAGCACTCATTTAGGCCACAGCTCTGAAATCAATGGCAGCCCCGTCACCAGCCATGAGGTGGAGGAGGCTCCCGCCAGGAGGTGGTGTGCTTGCTGA